A segment of the Anopheles cruzii chromosome 2, idAnoCruzAS_RS32_06, whole genome shotgun sequence genome:
TGCAtggttttaatttcattcttCAGAGTTTCCGTTATTAGTCGGTGCTGCTTGACGGTAGACAGGCCTTTGAATTCTGTTGTCTCCACAAAAATTTCGTACATTGAGCCACATCCACCCGAGATATCACTGACTACGATGTTCTTTGCCTGCCAATATGGAAAAGACACGACTTATTTTAGTTTCATTGTTCCGTCGCTAACGATAAGATAATCTTCGAGAGCTCATCAATCAACGATTTCCCCTTCTGTTGCCACACGAACAAATATTATCGCCCAACGTACCTGGGGAAATTTGACCTCCAGTATTTTCCTGAGCGCTTCTTCGGAACTTTTTACAGCTTGTGAGTTTCCTGCCCAAACACGGCTCAGCACCTAGAAAAAAGTTCACACTATCACACTGCTTTACGC
Coding sequences within it:
- the LOC128268256 gene encoding bolA-like protein 3 codes for the protein MSGNIFRIYGSRYISVLSRVWAGNSQAVKSSEEALRKILEVKFPQAKNIVVSDISGGCGSMYEIFVETTEFKGLSTVKQHRLITETLKNEIKTMHGLRIHTSVVD